The following are encoded together in the Malaya genurostris strain Urasoe2022 chromosome 3, Malgen_1.1, whole genome shotgun sequence genome:
- the LOC131434588 gene encoding lipase maturation factor 2-like isoform X1 → MEPETAIMKEAFNVNSDVAGAKSNSQADTEVVYPPLVRNMILRAMSGVYLVAFLSFYVQADGLFSNSGILPANRILGNGTINERLNFLQLAPLLGLDTESAIDLFCLVGCAIGLFGFAFNKLCRLPNFIAMWALYFSLVQISQSFRQQSDDLLLEAGFLCILLAPAKLSDPRGPIENLALLLMKWLLFRFVFASGSVKLASGCPLWWDLTGLKKHFETMPLPTSYSWYTYQQPDGLHKLSTIYVYVSELVCSWLFFASNQKVRMFALWWQVFLHLNIIASGNYGFLSLIVMTLLLTLMDDKELVKRMKKQQTVDETGTFAVKVIAVLITLGTWLLFGISFRDGISFKLNFNQSQYLNMMKVMVWIAPIVVIVLMGQLFLKLIITQTGVKNVSDGVRKLTGNWELLAPTVAAFTIMFTSIVPHTRLVQQTSLNSTVFTASYNGLHSLHIVNQYGQHLIKMRQKRMEIVLEHANDLSGPWEEYGFQYKPWNEQGAMPYAWLYFPRFDFKFYDASSMKPNTQKWMYPMVQRMLQNHPIVLNLFDQAHLPDKAPKFIRASIYQFSYTSWFGDNSTAYWTRNRISDYFPAFSINDGFLETKLRDVGVPQTVAPSQALNLPLKWLLSALRSFLCLFDGSFLVLGVLAAALAMIITQKKD, encoded by the exons GACTATTCAGCAATTCCGGTATCCTCCCAGCGAATCGAATTCTCGGCAATGGAACTATCAACGAACGGCTCAACTTTCTTCAGCTGGCACCATTGCTCGGACTAGATACAGAATCTGCAATTGATCTCTTCTGTTTAGTTGGATGTGCCATAGGATTATTCGGATTTGCCTTCAACAAGCTATGCCGTTTGCCAAACTTTATCGCAATGTGGGCCTTATACTTCTCGCTGGTACAAATTTCTCAATCTTTCCGACAACAATCGGATGATCTCTTGCTGGAGGCCGGTTTTCTGTGCATACTTCTTGCCCCCGCAAAGTTAAGTGATCCACGTGGTCCCATCGAGAACTTAGCGTTGTTACTTATGAAATGGCTTCTCTTCCGATTCGTGTTCGCATCGGGATCGGTTAAGCTCGCCAGCGGATGTCCTTTGTGGTGGGATCTCACAGGGCTGAAGAAACATTTCGAAACTATGCCACTCCCGACTTCGTACAGCTGGTATACGTACCAACAGCCAGATGGACTGCATAAGCTTAGCACGATCTACGTGTATGTAAGTGAGTTAGTATGTTCTTGGTTATTTTTTGCTTCGAATCAGAAAGTTCGAATGTTTGCTCTTTGGTGGCAAGTTTTCCTGCATTTAAACATCATAGCTAGCGGGAACTATGGTTTTTTGAGTCTGATCGTTATGACCTTACTGTTGACTTTAATGGATGACAAAGAGTTGGTGAAAAGGATGAAAAAACAGCAGACTGTAGATGAAACTGGGACATTTGCTGTTAAAGTGATTGCAGTATTAATAACATTGGGAACATGGTTGCTTTTTGGAATCAGCTTCAGAGATGgaatttctttcaaactcaatttcaaccaatcccaGTACTTGAACATGATGAAGGTCATGGTTTGGATAGCTCCAATAGTGGTCATTGTATTGATGGGGCagttatttttgaaattgataatCACACAAACAGGTGTTAAAAATGTG AGCGACGGTGTACGTAAACTGACCGGAAACTGGGAACTTCTTGCGCCAACGGTAGCAGCTTTCACGATCATGTTTACCTCTATTGTTCCTCATACTCGATTGGTACAACAAACATCTTTAAATTCTACGGTATTTACGGCATCATACAATGGTCTTCACAGCTTGCACATAGTAAATCAATATGGACAACACCTTATTAAAATGCGTCAAAAGCGCATGGAAATTGTTTTAGAACATGCCAATGATTTGTCCGGTCCTTGGGAGGAGTACGGATTTCAGTACAAGCCCTGGAACGAACAGGGCGCTATGCCTTACGCCTGGTTATACTTCCCTCGGTTCGATTTCAAATTCTATGATGCTTCAAGCATGAAACCAAACACCCAGAAATGGATGTATCCAATGGTTCAAAGGATGTTGCAAAATCATCCAATCGTTTTAAATCTTTTTGATCAAGCTCATCTTCCTGATAAGGCACCGAAATTTATTCGGGCCTCGATCTACCAGTTTAGCTATACGTCTTGGTTCGGTGACAACAGCACGGCATATTGGACTCGAAACCGCATTAGCGATTATTTTCCAGCATTCTCCATCAACGACGGATTCCTGGAAACAAAGCTTCGAGATGTCGGCGTTCCACAAACAGTTGCACCCTCACAAGCATTGAATCTTCCGCTTAAGTGGTTACTTAGTGCTTTAAGAAGTTTTCTTTGTTTATTCGATGGATCATTTCTTGTGTTAGGAGTTTTAGCAGCTGCACTCGCAATGATAATCACACAAAAGAAGGATTGA
- the LOC131434588 gene encoding lipase maturation factor 2-like isoform X2 — protein sequence MWALYFSLVQISQSFRQQSDDLLLEAGFLCILLAPAKLSDPRGPIENLALLLMKWLLFRFVFASGSVKLASGCPLWWDLTGLKKHFETMPLPTSYSWYTYQQPDGLHKLSTIYVYVSELVCSWLFFASNQKVRMFALWWQVFLHLNIIASGNYGFLSLIVMTLLLTLMDDKELVKRMKKQQTVDETGTFAVKVIAVLITLGTWLLFGISFRDGISFKLNFNQSQYLNMMKVMVWIAPIVVIVLMGQLFLKLIITQTGVKNVSDGVRKLTGNWELLAPTVAAFTIMFTSIVPHTRLVQQTSLNSTVFTASYNGLHSLHIVNQYGQHLIKMRQKRMEIVLEHANDLSGPWEEYGFQYKPWNEQGAMPYAWLYFPRFDFKFYDASSMKPNTQKWMYPMVQRMLQNHPIVLNLFDQAHLPDKAPKFIRASIYQFSYTSWFGDNSTAYWTRNRISDYFPAFSINDGFLETKLRDVGVPQTVAPSQALNLPLKWLLSALRSFLCLFDGSFLVLGVLAAALAMIITQKKD from the exons ATGTGGGCCTTATACTTCTCGCTGGTACAAATTTCTCAATCTTTCCGACAACAATCGGATGATCTCTTGCTGGAGGCCGGTTTTCTGTGCATACTTCTTGCCCCCGCAAAGTTAAGTGATCCACGTGGTCCCATCGAGAACTTAGCGTTGTTACTTATGAAATGGCTTCTCTTCCGATTCGTGTTCGCATCGGGATCGGTTAAGCTCGCCAGCGGATGTCCTTTGTGGTGGGATCTCACAGGGCTGAAGAAACATTTCGAAACTATGCCACTCCCGACTTCGTACAGCTGGTATACGTACCAACAGCCAGATGGACTGCATAAGCTTAGCACGATCTACGTGTATGTAAGTGAGTTAGTATGTTCTTGGTTATTTTTTGCTTCGAATCAGAAAGTTCGAATGTTTGCTCTTTGGTGGCAAGTTTTCCTGCATTTAAACATCATAGCTAGCGGGAACTATGGTTTTTTGAGTCTGATCGTTATGACCTTACTGTTGACTTTAATGGATGACAAAGAGTTGGTGAAAAGGATGAAAAAACAGCAGACTGTAGATGAAACTGGGACATTTGCTGTTAAAGTGATTGCAGTATTAATAACATTGGGAACATGGTTGCTTTTTGGAATCAGCTTCAGAGATGgaatttctttcaaactcaatttcaaccaatcccaGTACTTGAACATGATGAAGGTCATGGTTTGGATAGCTCCAATAGTGGTCATTGTATTGATGGGGCagttatttttgaaattgataatCACACAAACAGGTGTTAAAAATGTG AGCGACGGTGTACGTAAACTGACCGGAAACTGGGAACTTCTTGCGCCAACGGTAGCAGCTTTCACGATCATGTTTACCTCTATTGTTCCTCATACTCGATTGGTACAACAAACATCTTTAAATTCTACGGTATTTACGGCATCATACAATGGTCTTCACAGCTTGCACATAGTAAATCAATATGGACAACACCTTATTAAAATGCGTCAAAAGCGCATGGAAATTGTTTTAGAACATGCCAATGATTTGTCCGGTCCTTGGGAGGAGTACGGATTTCAGTACAAGCCCTGGAACGAACAGGGCGCTATGCCTTACGCCTGGTTATACTTCCCTCGGTTCGATTTCAAATTCTATGATGCTTCAAGCATGAAACCAAACACCCAGAAATGGATGTATCCAATGGTTCAAAGGATGTTGCAAAATCATCCAATCGTTTTAAATCTTTTTGATCAAGCTCATCTTCCTGATAAGGCACCGAAATTTATTCGGGCCTCGATCTACCAGTTTAGCTATACGTCTTGGTTCGGTGACAACAGCACGGCATATTGGACTCGAAACCGCATTAGCGATTATTTTCCAGCATTCTCCATCAACGACGGATTCCTGGAAACAAAGCTTCGAGATGTCGGCGTTCCACAAACAGTTGCACCCTCACAAGCATTGAATCTTCCGCTTAAGTGGTTACTTAGTGCTTTAAGAAGTTTTCTTTGTTTATTCGATGGATCATTTCTTGTGTTAGGAGTTTTAGCAGCTGCACTCGCAATGATAATCACACAAAAGAAGGATTGA